In one Carassius carassius chromosome 48, fCarCar2.1, whole genome shotgun sequence genomic region, the following are encoded:
- the LOC132131063 gene encoding granzyme-like protein 1 — MMTIISLLLLASLLPHLTFTAHVNVGIVNGTEAKPHSRPYMVSLQKYFKHVCGGFLISDEFVLTAAHCNKKGLTAVVGAHDLKNNKGSVRIGVKSYHIHPDFNTKTLLNDIMLLRLEKEVKQNKIAKKISIPTQEGDIEADSVCSVAGWGKLRLKGKRSNLLMEVDVKIMNNTQCKNKWKDIYSASQMICVYGHGGSCSGDSGGPLVCGDTAVGVTSFGDPKACNSHKRPEVYTKISAYLPWIHSIIANVK, encoded by the exons ATGATGACCATCATCTCTCTGCTCCTGCTGGCCTCTCTGCTGCCACACCTGACCTTCACTG ctcatGTGAATGTGGGTATAGTGAATGGCACAGAAGCAAAACCCCACTCCAGACCTTACATGGTTTCTCTTCAGAAGTACTTTAAACATGTCTGTGGTGGATTCCTCATTTCTGATGAGTTTGTCTTGACTGCTGCACATTGCAA TAAGAAGGGACTAACAGCTGTAGTTGGTGCACatgacttaaaaaataataaagggtCCGTCCGCATTGGAGTGAAGTCCTACCACATTCATCCGGACTTTAACACTAAAACTTTGCTGAATGACATTATGCTTTTGAGG TTAGAGAAAGAAGTCAAACAAAACAAGATTGCCAAGAAGATTTCCATACCAACACAAGAGGGAGACATCGAAGCAGATTCTGTCTGCAGTGTTGCCGGTTGGGGAAAACTGAGATTAAAAGGGAAAAGAAGCAATCTTCTCATGGAAGTAGATGTGAAGATCATGAATAACacacaatgcaaaaataaatggaAGGACATCTACTCAGCATCACAGATGATATGTGTCTACGGCCATGGAGGAAGCTGTAGT GGGGATTCAGGAGGTCCTTTGGTTTGTGGAGACACTGCAGTCGGTGTCACTTCCTTTGGTGACCCAAAAGCCTGCAACAGTCATAAACGACctgaagtttatacaaagatttcaGCATATCTTCCATGGATCCACTCCATAATTGCAAATGTTAAGTGA